In Sulfurisphaera javensis, a single genomic region encodes these proteins:
- a CDS encoding DUF2286 domain-containing protein, translated as MKVIIIKSENGNVSKKDIIEGDLGSVLRKAATEALAEWNENASDFIIMKDMHEVHIPLPLKPQTYEALKNFLKSRTKTEAIAEIPVFVISFDNEWVESDFKDKRVYVVSPYIDENSEKEITEYAKQVTSPVQEVEEEEEEE; from the coding sequence GTGAAGGTAATAATTATAAAAAGTGAGAATGGGAACGTTTCAAAGAAAGACATTATTGAAGGAGACTTGGGCAGTGTTTTAAGAAAAGCAGCTACAGAAGCACTAGCTGAGTGGAATGAGAATGCTTCAGATTTTATAATCATGAAAGACATGCATGAGGTACACATTCCATTACCACTTAAACCGCAAACTTATGAAGCTTTAAAGAATTTTTTGAAATCAAGAACTAAGACAGAAGCTATTGCTGAAATTCCAGTATTTGTAATAAGTTTCGATAATGAATGGGTAGAGTCAGATTTCAAAGATAAAAGAGTATATGTAGTTTCTCCTTATATCGATGAAAACAGCGAAAAAGAAATAACAGAATATGCAAAACAAGTAACTTCGCCAGTTCAAGAAGTTGAAGAAGAGGAAGAAGAAGAATAA